The following proteins are co-located in the Tripterygium wilfordii isolate XIE 37 chromosome 2, ASM1340144v1, whole genome shotgun sequence genome:
- the LOC120011827 gene encoding uncharacterized protein LOC120011827 isoform X3: MASTALTMIREKDRSFNLVIADVYMKDMNILQFMGMVLKENIPIILMTSSSARVDVEKGLAKGASFVYEKPISLADLRYVWQHVYRKRSNPVLRLSCSSQGSNSRAKGETNFGNKPQGIAFHESSFSSNAALRNNLPATTTDQNWTNKQLGDLVLLGASNQQVITADLKGKRKLFELEVLERDIDPRKKNKQFEAEAYHGNRHLQMINYPFDPSVYSINGQVKSFGREEGLMRRRPNDDQESQNKGKQFRMDLDQIPSMLEISDDEDELKDQGGNTSKNRKRAVWTRELHLKFTTALSLLGDKKATPKAILSLMKVPEFNQRQIASHLQKYKAQVKRIYEAGTTTTTLQSACESKTGVQKVSTEKNNSLAKEQSQRGSEVEGAKTRPQQQPFGHNSRFPEATLSFNERLKFATSYINAKIQNQLLFPIQGQNAMLGRNLTIADKYMKNLPVENKELQTIEASAPPAFAKNQEMCCIADILKALEEDVDKSEILAGQPDSGDIDRFCEWLEKDTP; this comes from the exons ATGGCATCCACTGCTTTGACCATGATTCGAGAAAAGGATAGATCATTCAACCTTGTCATTGCTGACGTTTACATGAAGGATATGAACATCCTCCAATTTATGGGCATGGTGCTTAAGGAGAACATTCCTATAATAT TGATGACCTCTTCTAGTGCACGTgttgatgttgaaaaagggctAGCTAAAGGggcatcttttgtttatgaGAAACCAATTTCTTTGGCTGATCTAAGGTATGTGTGGCAGCATGTTTACAGGAAGAGAAGTAATCCAGTTTTGAGATTGAGCTGTAGTAGTCAAGGATCAAATAGTAGAGCCAAAGGAGAGACGAACTTTGGAAACAAACCACAAGGCATAGCGTTCCATGAGTCTAGTTTTTCATCTAATGCTGCACTTAGAAATAATTTGCCTGCAACAACCACTGATCAAAACTGGACCAACAAGCAACTTGGGGACTTGGTTCTGCTTGGTGCTAGCAATCAACAAGTTATAACTGCCGATCTAAAGGGGAAGAGGAAGCTATTCGAATTAGAAGTCCTGGAGCGTGACATTGATCCCCGAAAGAAAAATAAGCAATTTGAAGCAGAAGCATACCATGGAAATAGACACCTACAAATGATTAATTATCCCTTTGACCCAAGCGTATACTCTATCAATGGACAGGTGAAGTCATTTGGTCGGGAAGAAGGGTTAATGAGAAGGAGACCAAATGATGACCAGGAAAGCCAAAACAAAGGCAAACAATTTAGAATGGACTTGGACCAAATTCCTTCCATGCTTGAAATTTCAGATGATGAGGATGAATTGAAAGACCAGGGAGGCAACACCTCTAAGAACAGGAAACGGGCTGTTTGGACTCGGGAACTGCACTTAAAATTTACAACAGCCCTGAGTCTGCTGGGTGATAAAA AAGCTACTCCAAAAGCAATACTAAGCTTGATGAAGGTTCCTGAATTTAATCAACGCCAAATTGCCAGTCATCTTCAG AAATACAAAGCACAAGTGAAGCGGATATACGAGGCtggcaccaccaccaccaccttacAGTCAGCATGTGAATCAAAAACTGGAGTTCAAAAAGTGAGTACAGAGAAGAACAATTCACTAGCAAAAGAGCAAAGCCAGAGGGGTTCGGAAGTTGAAGGTGCTAAAACACGTCCACAACAGCAACCATTTG GACATAACTCCAGGTTTCCAGAGGCAACACTTAGTTTTAATGAAAGGTTGAAGTTTGCTACTTCCTACATTaatgcaaaaattcaaaaccaactATTATTTCCAATTCAAGGCCAAAATGCTATGCTGGGAAGAAATCTCACTATTGCAgacaaatatatgaaaaaccTCCCTGtggagaacaaagaattacAAACTATTGAGGCTTCTGCTCCACCAGCCTTCGCAAAAAATCAGGAGATGTGTTGCATTGCTGATATCTTGAAAGCGCTGGAGGAAGATGTAGACAAAAGCGAAATCTTAGCTGGTCAACCAGATTCAGGTGACATTGATCGATTCTGTGAATGGCTGGAGAAAGATACACCATGA
- the LOC120011827 gene encoding uncharacterized protein LOC120011827 isoform X1 — MEILNDTLNACVPAFACGLRILLVDHDTSSLLMVASMLEQYTFKVTTTVMASTALTMIREKDRSFNLVIADVYMKDMNILQFMGMVLKENIPIILMTSSSARVDVEKGLAKGASFVYEKPISLADLRYVWQHVYRKRSNPVLRLSCSSQGSNSRAKGETNFGNKPQGIAFHESSFSSNAALRNNLPATTTDQNWTNKQLGDLVLLGASNQQVITADLKGKRKLFELEVLERDIDPRKKNKQFEAEAYHGNRHLQMINYPFDPSVYSINGQVKSFGREEGLMRRRPNDDQESQNKGKQFRMDLDQIPSMLEISDDEDELKDQGGNTSKNRKRAVWTRELHLKFTTALSLLGDKKATPKAILSLMKVPEFNQRQIASHLQKYKAQVKRIYEAGTTTTTLQSACESKTGVQKVSTEKNNSLAKEQSQRGSEVEGAKTRPQQQPFGHNSRFPEATLSFNERLKFATSYINAKIQNQLLFPIQGQNAMLGRNLTIADKYMKNLPVENKELQTIEASAPPAFAKNQEMCCIADILKALEEDVDKSEILAGQPDSGDIDRFCEWLEKDTP, encoded by the exons ATGGAAATTTTGAATGACACACTTAATGCTTGTGTTCCGGCCTTTGCTTGTGGTCTCCGTATACTTTTGGTGGATCATGATACCTCATCTCTTCTGATGGTTGCATCAATGCTTGAGCAGTACACATTCAAGG TCACCACCACTGTAATGGCATCCACTGCTTTGACCATGATTCGAGAAAAGGATAGATCATTCAACCTTGTCATTGCTGACGTTTACATGAAGGATATGAACATCCTCCAATTTATGGGCATGGTGCTTAAGGAGAACATTCCTATAATAT TGATGACCTCTTCTAGTGCACGTgttgatgttgaaaaagggctAGCTAAAGGggcatcttttgtttatgaGAAACCAATTTCTTTGGCTGATCTAAGGTATGTGTGGCAGCATGTTTACAGGAAGAGAAGTAATCCAGTTTTGAGATTGAGCTGTAGTAGTCAAGGATCAAATAGTAGAGCCAAAGGAGAGACGAACTTTGGAAACAAACCACAAGGCATAGCGTTCCATGAGTCTAGTTTTTCATCTAATGCTGCACTTAGAAATAATTTGCCTGCAACAACCACTGATCAAAACTGGACCAACAAGCAACTTGGGGACTTGGTTCTGCTTGGTGCTAGCAATCAACAAGTTATAACTGCCGATCTAAAGGGGAAGAGGAAGCTATTCGAATTAGAAGTCCTGGAGCGTGACATTGATCCCCGAAAGAAAAATAAGCAATTTGAAGCAGAAGCATACCATGGAAATAGACACCTACAAATGATTAATTATCCCTTTGACCCAAGCGTATACTCTATCAATGGACAGGTGAAGTCATTTGGTCGGGAAGAAGGGTTAATGAGAAGGAGACCAAATGATGACCAGGAAAGCCAAAACAAAGGCAAACAATTTAGAATGGACTTGGACCAAATTCCTTCCATGCTTGAAATTTCAGATGATGAGGATGAATTGAAAGACCAGGGAGGCAACACCTCTAAGAACAGGAAACGGGCTGTTTGGACTCGGGAACTGCACTTAAAATTTACAACAGCCCTGAGTCTGCTGGGTGATAAAA AAGCTACTCCAAAAGCAATACTAAGCTTGATGAAGGTTCCTGAATTTAATCAACGCCAAATTGCCAGTCATCTTCAG AAATACAAAGCACAAGTGAAGCGGATATACGAGGCtggcaccaccaccaccaccttacAGTCAGCATGTGAATCAAAAACTGGAGTTCAAAAAGTGAGTACAGAGAAGAACAATTCACTAGCAAAAGAGCAAAGCCAGAGGGGTTCGGAAGTTGAAGGTGCTAAAACACGTCCACAACAGCAACCATTTG GACATAACTCCAGGTTTCCAGAGGCAACACTTAGTTTTAATGAAAGGTTGAAGTTTGCTACTTCCTACATTaatgcaaaaattcaaaaccaactATTATTTCCAATTCAAGGCCAAAATGCTATGCTGGGAAGAAATCTCACTATTGCAgacaaatatatgaaaaaccTCCCTGtggagaacaaagaattacAAACTATTGAGGCTTCTGCTCCACCAGCCTTCGCAAAAAATCAGGAGATGTGTTGCATTGCTGATATCTTGAAAGCGCTGGAGGAAGATGTAGACAAAAGCGAAATCTTAGCTGGTCAACCAGATTCAGGTGACATTGATCGATTCTGTGAATGGCTGGAGAAAGATACACCATGA
- the LOC120011827 gene encoding uncharacterized protein LOC120011827 isoform X2 — MPVLVWGTRGTDVALQYTFKVTTTVMASTALTMIREKDRSFNLVIADVYMKDMNILQFMGMVLKENIPIILMTSSSARVDVEKGLAKGASFVYEKPISLADLRYVWQHVYRKRSNPVLRLSCSSQGSNSRAKGETNFGNKPQGIAFHESSFSSNAALRNNLPATTTDQNWTNKQLGDLVLLGASNQQVITADLKGKRKLFELEVLERDIDPRKKNKQFEAEAYHGNRHLQMINYPFDPSVYSINGQVKSFGREEGLMRRRPNDDQESQNKGKQFRMDLDQIPSMLEISDDEDELKDQGGNTSKNRKRAVWTRELHLKFTTALSLLGDKKATPKAILSLMKVPEFNQRQIASHLQKYKAQVKRIYEAGTTTTTLQSACESKTGVQKVSTEKNNSLAKEQSQRGSEVEGAKTRPQQQPFGHNSRFPEATLSFNERLKFATSYINAKIQNQLLFPIQGQNAMLGRNLTIADKYMKNLPVENKELQTIEASAPPAFAKNQEMCCIADILKALEEDVDKSEILAGQPDSGDIDRFCEWLEKDTP; from the exons ATGCCGGTGCTAGTTTGGGGGACCCGAGGAACTGATGTTGCTTTACAG TACACATTCAAGG TCACCACCACTGTAATGGCATCCACTGCTTTGACCATGATTCGAGAAAAGGATAGATCATTCAACCTTGTCATTGCTGACGTTTACATGAAGGATATGAACATCCTCCAATTTATGGGCATGGTGCTTAAGGAGAACATTCCTATAATAT TGATGACCTCTTCTAGTGCACGTgttgatgttgaaaaagggctAGCTAAAGGggcatcttttgtttatgaGAAACCAATTTCTTTGGCTGATCTAAGGTATGTGTGGCAGCATGTTTACAGGAAGAGAAGTAATCCAGTTTTGAGATTGAGCTGTAGTAGTCAAGGATCAAATAGTAGAGCCAAAGGAGAGACGAACTTTGGAAACAAACCACAAGGCATAGCGTTCCATGAGTCTAGTTTTTCATCTAATGCTGCACTTAGAAATAATTTGCCTGCAACAACCACTGATCAAAACTGGACCAACAAGCAACTTGGGGACTTGGTTCTGCTTGGTGCTAGCAATCAACAAGTTATAACTGCCGATCTAAAGGGGAAGAGGAAGCTATTCGAATTAGAAGTCCTGGAGCGTGACATTGATCCCCGAAAGAAAAATAAGCAATTTGAAGCAGAAGCATACCATGGAAATAGACACCTACAAATGATTAATTATCCCTTTGACCCAAGCGTATACTCTATCAATGGACAGGTGAAGTCATTTGGTCGGGAAGAAGGGTTAATGAGAAGGAGACCAAATGATGACCAGGAAAGCCAAAACAAAGGCAAACAATTTAGAATGGACTTGGACCAAATTCCTTCCATGCTTGAAATTTCAGATGATGAGGATGAATTGAAAGACCAGGGAGGCAACACCTCTAAGAACAGGAAACGGGCTGTTTGGACTCGGGAACTGCACTTAAAATTTACAACAGCCCTGAGTCTGCTGGGTGATAAAA AAGCTACTCCAAAAGCAATACTAAGCTTGATGAAGGTTCCTGAATTTAATCAACGCCAAATTGCCAGTCATCTTCAG AAATACAAAGCACAAGTGAAGCGGATATACGAGGCtggcaccaccaccaccaccttacAGTCAGCATGTGAATCAAAAACTGGAGTTCAAAAAGTGAGTACAGAGAAGAACAATTCACTAGCAAAAGAGCAAAGCCAGAGGGGTTCGGAAGTTGAAGGTGCTAAAACACGTCCACAACAGCAACCATTTG GACATAACTCCAGGTTTCCAGAGGCAACACTTAGTTTTAATGAAAGGTTGAAGTTTGCTACTTCCTACATTaatgcaaaaattcaaaaccaactATTATTTCCAATTCAAGGCCAAAATGCTATGCTGGGAAGAAATCTCACTATTGCAgacaaatatatgaaaaaccTCCCTGtggagaacaaagaattacAAACTATTGAGGCTTCTGCTCCACCAGCCTTCGCAAAAAATCAGGAGATGTGTTGCATTGCTGATATCTTGAAAGCGCTGGAGGAAGATGTAGACAAAAGCGAAATCTTAGCTGGTCAACCAGATTCAGGTGACATTGATCGATTCTGTGAATGGCTGGAGAAAGATACACCATGA
- the LOC120005139 gene encoding two-component response regulator ORR23-like isoform X1, translating into MESKVVRQRMGFYLLLGLQAGLGECIPSFARGLEILVVDHDMMSLMNIAWVLEQFAFKVTTTEMGSVALSMIEAERKRSFNLVMVNVHMIDMSILEFIQILLKKNITVILTTTRAHTKMALKGLKEGASFFYEKPVCLDELRYVWQHVYRRKRNLTKLGSNSGAVQEKKGKRGRKPKILTLEEPSGSAKVPKKRGRKRKNKETEVEVLEVDVEVVDCGAGHQELADDPKGKRKVSEEEVQIMSGNDYQIKKIRAETFNGSGDLLVLNDPKGKSKQVEEVRLIEVGDEPKEPPNSGIELINKDSENKDTEVGFEWEQIISMPELAKEDAEKDMRDKIMSIAGDKKNRVVWTKELHLKFTQAVSLLGDDKAVPKTILEIMNVPHLTHRQVASHLQKYKNQVKQIGNTATPTSPAGPTSSSLNISTFQQAPEMKNLQAHEQSQGGLNIGALYNSTFPDALFSFNERLKMASSYINAQNQNQLVLPFQGLDTLPRNVSSGNQVQLPMQGLDAIPGNVSSGNQLLMPIPQADAMPIQVSPKEPTIAEKYLINFTEENKDLLATNDPVAPSAGPGNQHQQRQSLDDYCDILKILEEERDKNRSLDSGEMDKYLEWLNSDLV; encoded by the exons ATGGAGTCCAAAGTTGTGCGGCAAAGAATGGGCTTCTATTTGCTTCTTGGATTACAGGCCG GTTTAGGTGAGTGTATCCCTTCCTTTGCTCGAGGTCTTGAGATTCTTGTGGTGGATCATGATATGATGTCTCTCATGAACATAGCATGGGTGCTCGAACAATTCGCTTTCAAAG TCACCACCACTGAAATGGGATCTGTTGCTTTGTCCATGATTGAAGCTGAAAGAAAAAGATCATTCAATCTGGTCATGGTTAATGTCCATATGATCGATATGAGCATCCTCGAATTTATTCAAATCCTGCTTAAGAAGAACATTACTGTTATCT TGACCACCACCCGTGCACATACCAAAATGGCTCTAAAAGGGTTAAAAGAAGGGGCATCATTTTTTTATGAGAAACCAGTGTGTTTGGATGAGCTTAGGTATGTTTGGCAGCATGTGTacaggaggaaaagaaacttaacAAAATTGGGCTCAAACAGCGGAGCTGTACAAGAAAAAAAGGGGAAACGGGGAAGGAAACCTAAGATTCTAACGTTGGAAGAGCCTAGTGGTTCAGCTAAGGTTCCAAAAAAGAGAGGTCGAAAACGAAAGAATAAAGAGACAGAGGTGGAAGTACTAGAAGTGGATGTAGAAGTAGTAGATTGTGGAGCTGGCCATCAAGAATTAGCTGATGATCCGAAGGGGAAGAGGAAGGTGTCTGAAGAGGAAGTCCAGATCATGAGTGGCAATGACTATCAGATTAAGAAAATTAGAGCAGAGACATTTAATGGAAGTGGAGACCTACTGGTGCTTAATGATCCGAAAGGGAAATCGAAGCAAGTTGAAGAAGTGAGACTGATTGAGGTCGGCGATGAGCCAAAAGAACCACCAAACTCTGGCATTGAACTGATAAACAAAGATAGCGAAAACAAAGACACAGAAGTTGGATTCGAGTGGGAGCAGATTATTTCCATGCCTGAATTAGCGAAGGAGGATGCAGAGAAAGATATGAGAGACAAGATTATGAGCATTGCTGGAGATAAAAAGAATCGCGTTGTTTGGACTAAAGAACTGCACTTGAAATTCACACAAGCTGTGAGCCTTCTGGGAGATGACA AAGCTGTTCCAAAAACAATACTAGAGATTATGAATGTTCCTCATTTGACTCATCGCCAAGTCGCAAGCCACCTTCAG AAATATAAAAATCAAGTCAAGCAAATCGGCAACACTGCCACCCCCACTTCCCCAGCAGGACCTACATCATCCAGCTTAAATATTAGCACATTTCAACAAGCGCCAGAGATGAAGAATTTACAGGCACATGAGCAGAGCCAGGGAGGTTTGAATATTGGAG CACTATATAACTCTACTTTTCCAGACGCACTGTTCAGTTTTAACGAAAGGCTGAAGATGGCTTCCTCCTACATTAATgcacaaaatcaaaaccaactgGTGTTGCCATTTCAAGGACTGGATACTCTGCCCAGAAATGTCTCTTCAGGAAACCAAGTTCAGTTGCCAATGCAAGGACTGGATGCTATACCTGGAAATGTCTCCTCGGGAAACCAACTGCTGATGCCAATTCCTCAAGCGGATGCTATGCCCATACAGGTCTCTCCAAAGGAACCCACAATTGCAGAGAAATATCTGATCAACTTCACTGAGGAGAACAAAGACTTACTGGCTACTAACGATCCAGTTGCTCCATCAGCCGGTCCAGGAAATCAGCATCAGCAGCGGCAATCCCTTGACGATTATTGTGATATTCTGAAAATTCTAGAAGAAGAACGTGACAAAAACAGGAGTTTAGATTCAGGGGAGATGGATAAATACTTGGAATGGCTGAACTCGGATTTGGTCTGA
- the LOC120005139 gene encoding two-component response regulator ARR10-like isoform X2 — protein MESKVVRQRMGFYLLLGLQAGLGECIPSFARGLEILVVDHDMMSLMNIAWVLEQFAFKVTTTEMGSVALSMIEAERKRSFNLVMVNVHMIDMSILEFIQILLKKNITVILTTTRAHTKMALKGLKEGASFFYEKPVCLDELRYVWQHVYRRKRNLTKLGSNSGAVQEKKGKRGRKPKILTLEEPSGSAKVPKKRGRKRKNKETEVEVLEVDVEVVDCGAGHQELADDPKGKRKVSEEEVQIMSGNDYQIKKIRAETFNGSGDLLVLNDPKGKSKQVEEVRLIEVGDEPKEPPNSGIELINKDSENKDTEVGFEWEQIISMPELAKEDAEKDMRDKIMSIAGDKKNRVVWTKELHLKFTQAVSLLGDDKAVPKTILEIMNVPHLTHRQVASHLQKYKNQVKQIGNTATPTSPAGPTSSSLNISTFQQAPEMKNLQAHEQSQGGLNIGDALFSFNERLKMASSYINAQNQNQLVLPFQGLDTLPRNVSSGNQVQLPMQGLDAIPGNVSSGNQLLMPIPQADAMPIQVSPKEPTIAEKYLINFTEENKDLLATNDPVAPSAGPGNQHQQRQSLDDYCDILKILEEERDKNRSLDSGEMDKYLEWLNSDLV, from the exons ATGGAGTCCAAAGTTGTGCGGCAAAGAATGGGCTTCTATTTGCTTCTTGGATTACAGGCCG GTTTAGGTGAGTGTATCCCTTCCTTTGCTCGAGGTCTTGAGATTCTTGTGGTGGATCATGATATGATGTCTCTCATGAACATAGCATGGGTGCTCGAACAATTCGCTTTCAAAG TCACCACCACTGAAATGGGATCTGTTGCTTTGTCCATGATTGAAGCTGAAAGAAAAAGATCATTCAATCTGGTCATGGTTAATGTCCATATGATCGATATGAGCATCCTCGAATTTATTCAAATCCTGCTTAAGAAGAACATTACTGTTATCT TGACCACCACCCGTGCACATACCAAAATGGCTCTAAAAGGGTTAAAAGAAGGGGCATCATTTTTTTATGAGAAACCAGTGTGTTTGGATGAGCTTAGGTATGTTTGGCAGCATGTGTacaggaggaaaagaaacttaacAAAATTGGGCTCAAACAGCGGAGCTGTACAAGAAAAAAAGGGGAAACGGGGAAGGAAACCTAAGATTCTAACGTTGGAAGAGCCTAGTGGTTCAGCTAAGGTTCCAAAAAAGAGAGGTCGAAAACGAAAGAATAAAGAGACAGAGGTGGAAGTACTAGAAGTGGATGTAGAAGTAGTAGATTGTGGAGCTGGCCATCAAGAATTAGCTGATGATCCGAAGGGGAAGAGGAAGGTGTCTGAAGAGGAAGTCCAGATCATGAGTGGCAATGACTATCAGATTAAGAAAATTAGAGCAGAGACATTTAATGGAAGTGGAGACCTACTGGTGCTTAATGATCCGAAAGGGAAATCGAAGCAAGTTGAAGAAGTGAGACTGATTGAGGTCGGCGATGAGCCAAAAGAACCACCAAACTCTGGCATTGAACTGATAAACAAAGATAGCGAAAACAAAGACACAGAAGTTGGATTCGAGTGGGAGCAGATTATTTCCATGCCTGAATTAGCGAAGGAGGATGCAGAGAAAGATATGAGAGACAAGATTATGAGCATTGCTGGAGATAAAAAGAATCGCGTTGTTTGGACTAAAGAACTGCACTTGAAATTCACACAAGCTGTGAGCCTTCTGGGAGATGACA AAGCTGTTCCAAAAACAATACTAGAGATTATGAATGTTCCTCATTTGACTCATCGCCAAGTCGCAAGCCACCTTCAG AAATATAAAAATCAAGTCAAGCAAATCGGCAACACTGCCACCCCCACTTCCCCAGCAGGACCTACATCATCCAGCTTAAATATTAGCACATTTCAACAAGCGCCAGAGATGAAGAATTTACAGGCACATGAGCAGAGCCAGGGAGGTTTGAATATTGGAG ACGCACTGTTCAGTTTTAACGAAAGGCTGAAGATGGCTTCCTCCTACATTAATgcacaaaatcaaaaccaactgGTGTTGCCATTTCAAGGACTGGATACTCTGCCCAGAAATGTCTCTTCAGGAAACCAAGTTCAGTTGCCAATGCAAGGACTGGATGCTATACCTGGAAATGTCTCCTCGGGAAACCAACTGCTGATGCCAATTCCTCAAGCGGATGCTATGCCCATACAGGTCTCTCCAAAGGAACCCACAATTGCAGAGAAATATCTGATCAACTTCACTGAGGAGAACAAAGACTTACTGGCTACTAACGATCCAGTTGCTCCATCAGCCGGTCCAGGAAATCAGCATCAGCAGCGGCAATCCCTTGACGATTATTGTGATATTCTGAAAATTCTAGAAGAAGAACGTGACAAAAACAGGAGTTTAGATTCAGGGGAGATGGATAAATACTTGGAATGGCTGAACTCGGATTTGGTCTGA
- the LOC120005139 gene encoding two-component response regulator ARR1-like isoform X3: MALKGLKEGASFFYEKPVCLDELRYVWQHVYRRKRNLTKLGSNSGAVQEKKGKRGRKPKILTLEEPSGSAKVPKKRGRKRKNKETEVEVLEVDVEVVDCGAGHQELADDPKGKRKVSEEEVQIMSGNDYQIKKIRAETFNGSGDLLVLNDPKGKSKQVEEVRLIEVGDEPKEPPNSGIELINKDSENKDTEVGFEWEQIISMPELAKEDAEKDMRDKIMSIAGDKKNRVVWTKELHLKFTQAVSLLGDDKAVPKTILEIMNVPHLTHRQVASHLQKYKNQVKQIGNTATPTSPAGPTSSSLNISTFQQAPEMKNLQAHEQSQGGLNIGALYNSTFPDALFSFNERLKMASSYINAQNQNQLVLPFQGLDTLPRNVSSGNQVQLPMQGLDAIPGNVSSGNQLLMPIPQADAMPIQVSPKEPTIAEKYLINFTEENKDLLATNDPVAPSAGPGNQHQQRQSLDDYCDILKILEEERDKNRSLDSGEMDKYLEWLNSDLV; the protein is encoded by the exons ATGGCTCTAAAAGGGTTAAAAGAAGGGGCATCATTTTTTTATGAGAAACCAGTGTGTTTGGATGAGCTTAGGTATGTTTGGCAGCATGTGTacaggaggaaaagaaacttaacAAAATTGGGCTCAAACAGCGGAGCTGTACAAGAAAAAAAGGGGAAACGGGGAAGGAAACCTAAGATTCTAACGTTGGAAGAGCCTAGTGGTTCAGCTAAGGTTCCAAAAAAGAGAGGTCGAAAACGAAAGAATAAAGAGACAGAGGTGGAAGTACTAGAAGTGGATGTAGAAGTAGTAGATTGTGGAGCTGGCCATCAAGAATTAGCTGATGATCCGAAGGGGAAGAGGAAGGTGTCTGAAGAGGAAGTCCAGATCATGAGTGGCAATGACTATCAGATTAAGAAAATTAGAGCAGAGACATTTAATGGAAGTGGAGACCTACTGGTGCTTAATGATCCGAAAGGGAAATCGAAGCAAGTTGAAGAAGTGAGACTGATTGAGGTCGGCGATGAGCCAAAAGAACCACCAAACTCTGGCATTGAACTGATAAACAAAGATAGCGAAAACAAAGACACAGAAGTTGGATTCGAGTGGGAGCAGATTATTTCCATGCCTGAATTAGCGAAGGAGGATGCAGAGAAAGATATGAGAGACAAGATTATGAGCATTGCTGGAGATAAAAAGAATCGCGTTGTTTGGACTAAAGAACTGCACTTGAAATTCACACAAGCTGTGAGCCTTCTGGGAGATGACA AAGCTGTTCCAAAAACAATACTAGAGATTATGAATGTTCCTCATTTGACTCATCGCCAAGTCGCAAGCCACCTTCAG AAATATAAAAATCAAGTCAAGCAAATCGGCAACACTGCCACCCCCACTTCCCCAGCAGGACCTACATCATCCAGCTTAAATATTAGCACATTTCAACAAGCGCCAGAGATGAAGAATTTACAGGCACATGAGCAGAGCCAGGGAGGTTTGAATATTGGAG CACTATATAACTCTACTTTTCCAGACGCACTGTTCAGTTTTAACGAAAGGCTGAAGATGGCTTCCTCCTACATTAATgcacaaaatcaaaaccaactgGTGTTGCCATTTCAAGGACTGGATACTCTGCCCAGAAATGTCTCTTCAGGAAACCAAGTTCAGTTGCCAATGCAAGGACTGGATGCTATACCTGGAAATGTCTCCTCGGGAAACCAACTGCTGATGCCAATTCCTCAAGCGGATGCTATGCCCATACAGGTCTCTCCAAAGGAACCCACAATTGCAGAGAAATATCTGATCAACTTCACTGAGGAGAACAAAGACTTACTGGCTACTAACGATCCAGTTGCTCCATCAGCCGGTCCAGGAAATCAGCATCAGCAGCGGCAATCCCTTGACGATTATTGTGATATTCTGAAAATTCTAGAAGAAGAACGTGACAAAAACAGGAGTTTAGATTCAGGGGAGATGGATAAATACTTGGAATGGCTGAACTCGGATTTGGTCTGA